Below is a genomic region from Anoxybacillus flavithermus.
TGGGATATAGTGAATCGTTCGTCGAAAAGATGACCGAAATCGTTGCGTTTATGCGCGATGACCGTACGGATGGCCCGATTCGCGTCATCGCCGCCCTTGATGAAGCGTGTTATGCGTGTCCCCACCATGGAGTAGACCGTTGCGAAGCAGATGAACAATCGAACGATCATGTGCTGACGATGGATCGGCGTGTACTAAATCATCTACAGCTCGAAGAAAACGAAGTGTATATGAAATCTGAGCTCATTGAACGAACGAAGCAATTCGTTGAACCAGATGATCTAGATGTGCTTTGTGCTGGCTGTTCGTGGCTGACGTACGGGGTTTGCAAAGAAGGAATACGGGAATTGAAAAATTTTTCTGACAAAAGAGATTGAAGATATGCTATGATAAGGAAATAAAAATAGAAAGAAAGGGTTATGGCATATGAAAGTAGCAAAATTCGGGGGAAGTTCTGTTGCCAATGCACAGCAATTTCAAAAAGTAGCCAACATCATTACAGCGGATGACGCGCGCAAATTTGTTGTTGTTTCTGCGCCGGGCAAGCGATGCAAAGATGATACGAAGATGACAGATTTATTAATTACGCTTGCAAAAAAAGTAATCGAACATGACATATACGAAGGGGTGCTTGCGCAAGTTGTCGCACGTTATGATGAAATCGTCACCGATTTACATTTATCACGTGACATTTTAGACGTCATTTCGGCAAGCTTGCAACAAATGATTGATACGTACGACGATCAGCCCGAGCGTTTACTTGATGCGTTAAAAGCGAGCGGAGAAGATAACAATGCGAAACTGATGGCGCATTATCTCCGACAGCTCGGATATGAGGCGCATTATGTCAATCCGAAAGACGCCGGCATTTTCGTCACAGATGAGCCGGGCAATGCACAAATTTTACCTGAGTCATATGAACAACTGGCAAAATTAAAAGAAAGAAGCGGTATTTTAGTCATTCCAGGCTTTTTCGGCTGTTCGCATTCAGGGCATATCGTCACATTCCCACGCGGCGGGTCGGATATTACTGGTTCGATCGTGGCGGCAGGAGTTGGCGCTGAACTATACGAAAACTTCACCGATGTCGATTCCATCTATTGCGTTAATCCGTCGATCGTGGAACATCCGTGCCAGCTGAGAGAATTAACATATCGTGAAATGCGCGAATTGTCGTATGCCGGTTTCTCCGTGTTTCACGATGAAGCGCTTGAACCTGTGTACCGCCACGGTATTCCGGTATGTGTGAAAAATACGAACAACCCAGAAGCACCGGGGACGATGATTGTCGCAACGAGAGATCATCGCGAGCGTCCTGTTGCAGGCATCGCGAGCGATACAGGTTTTTGCAGCATTAACGTCAGCAAATATTTAATGAACCGCGAAATCGGATTCGGGCGTCGTCTATTACAAATTTTAGAAGACGAAGGCATTTCATACGAACATACGCCATCGGGCATTGACAATATGTCTGTCATTTTACGAGAAGAGCAATTAGCCGGCGACGTCGAACGCCGTGTATTAGATCGTATTGTAAAAGAATTGCGCGTCGATGAAGTGTCGATTGAGCGTGATTTAGCGCTTATTATGGTCGTTGGGGAAGGAATGGAGCGCAGCGTCGGTATTGCAGCAAAAGCGACAGCTGCTTTCGCCCGCGCCAACGTCAACATCGAAATGATTAACCAAGGTTCGTCAGAAGTAAGCATGATGTTTGGGGTAAAAGCCGATGTGGTAGAAAAAGCGGTGCGCGCCTTATACGAAGTATATTTCTAGTCGTATAAAAATGGAATAATCGAACAAAATAACCATAGCACACATAAGGGAGGAAAACATATGCGCGTGCTATGGTTATTTGTTTTTTTAGTTGCGACACCTGTGCAAGCTGCTATTTCTGAAGAAGAGTTGCGGCAATACGTGCAAAATATTGGCTGGACGATGGACGATTTAACGCGTTATTTAGCGAAATGGAATATGACGGTCGATGATTTTTCTTCATTGGAGGCGTTAAAAGAGCAATTAGGCACACCCATCACACCTGATCGCCTTGATTCCCTATTACAGCGTTATGAAATGACGCAAGAAGAAGCGGAAGCGCTTCTCGGACAATTTGGTGAACAACTGCAACAATATACGTTTATTGAAGATTTATCGTATGCGCTATCTTTTTATCGCGACCGTTACGATGCGATGCAAGCGATGACCGATATTTTAGCGACGATTGGACTAACGGAAAACGAAATTCGTGGATTAATTGAACGTACTCCGCCGACTGCGAAGCAAACGCTTGAACGCCTTGACGAACAAATACAAACGCTTGTGTTGCGTGACTTATCCAAACCGCTAACGAAAAAAGAGCGGGAAGCCATGCTCGCCTTTTGGAACGAATGGCTGTCGCTGTATCGTCTGCAAGCGAAAGTGTTTGAAGTAAACGAACACGGGCGAAAACCGATTTCTTTTGAACAAATAGAAACAGCTACAGCCCCTGTCGTTATGGAATGGTATGATGAAAGAGGAAATTTCGTAGCCGATTTATATATTCCGTCTGAACGGATGAATTCGAGCGTGTTGATTGATGCGAGCGAACAACTTGCACACATTGGGAAGATGGCACTTGATTTAGAAAGTGGTTTGCTTGTTGCACGCATGCCGAAAACCGCTTCTTCATACGGGATGAACATATTGATCGGTGTCGCTTTACTTTTTGTAAGCTTCGTGTTATGGAAGAAGGGAAAACGATGCGAGCCGTTGCGATAGCATGTTTTCTTTTTAGCGTATCATTCATTTGGGCAAATGTGTTCGGTTGGTATGAAGCGTATGAAGCGGTAAAACGAAACGACCAACCTACTGCACAACAGGGCGACGTGATCGGCACGCTTTTTATACCGAAACTAAACATATCCATGCCGATTTATGAAGGACTACAACGGCTAAATAAAGGTGTGGCGCACGATGAACGAAGTGCGCTTCCGGGGAAAGGTAATCATACGATTTTAGCAGGACATCGCGATACGGTATTTCGCAAGCTTGGCGACATTCAACGAGGAGACGAGGTAGTCATTCGCACGAACGATCAAACATGGACGTACGTCGTGCAACATATTCGTATCGTCAAGCCAGATGATAAAACGGTGCTCGTCCCAAAAGCGCATCCGACGCTTACGTTAATTACATGTTATCCGTTTCGCTGGATCGGGGATGCGCCGAATCGATACGTTGTCATTGCAAAACAAAAAGGGGCTGGATAATCAGCCTCTTTTCGTATGCATGTGTTCTTTAAATTGTTGCAGGAGCGTTTCGCCGTGTAGTCCGCGCTGAACTAAATCTTCGAGCACAACTTCAGCTAAATTCGACCGTTTGACGAGCGTCGCATCCATTA
It encodes:
- a CDS encoding [Fe-S]-binding protein, with amino-acid sequence MRTLRGHHLLCVHGFQGMGYSESFVEKMTEIVAFMRDDRTDGPIRVIAALDEACYACPHHGVDRCEADEQSNDHVLTMDRRVLNHLQLEENEVYMKSELIERTKQFVEPDDLDVLCAGCSWLTYGVCKEGIRELKNFSDKRD
- a CDS encoding aspartate kinase (catalyzes the formation of 4-phospho-L-aspartate from L-aspartate and ATP; lysine and threonine sensitive): MKVAKFGGSSVANAQQFQKVANIITADDARKFVVVSAPGKRCKDDTKMTDLLITLAKKVIEHDIYEGVLAQVVARYDEIVTDLHLSRDILDVISASLQQMIDTYDDQPERLLDALKASGEDNNAKLMAHYLRQLGYEAHYVNPKDAGIFVTDEPGNAQILPESYEQLAKLKERSGILVIPGFFGCSHSGHIVTFPRGGSDITGSIVAAGVGAELYENFTDVDSIYCVNPSIVEHPCQLRELTYREMRELSYAGFSVFHDEALEPVYRHGIPVCVKNTNNPEAPGTMIVATRDHRERPVAGIASDTGFCSINVSKYLMNREIGFGRRLLQILEDEGISYEHTPSGIDNMSVILREEQLAGDVERRVLDRIVKELRVDEVSIERDLALIMVVGEGMERSVGIAAKATAAFARANVNIEMINQGSSEVSMMFGVKADVVEKAVRALYEVYF
- a CDS encoding processed acidic surface protein, which translates into the protein MRVLWLFVFLVATPVQAAISEEELRQYVQNIGWTMDDLTRYLAKWNMTVDDFSSLEALKEQLGTPITPDRLDSLLQRYEMTQEEAEALLGQFGEQLQQYTFIEDLSYALSFYRDRYDAMQAMTDILATIGLTENEIRGLIERTPPTAKQTLERLDEQIQTLVLRDLSKPLTKKEREAMLAFWNEWLSLYRLQAKVFEVNEHGRKPISFEQIETATAPVVMEWYDERGNFVADLYIPSERMNSSVLIDASEQLAHIGKMALDLESGLLVARMPKTASSYGMNILIGVALLFVSFVLWKKGKRCEPLR
- a CDS encoding class D sortase gives rise to the protein MRAVAIACFLFSVSFIWANVFGWYEAYEAVKRNDQPTAQQGDVIGTLFIPKLNISMPIYEGLQRLNKGVAHDERSALPGKGNHTILAGHRDTVFRKLGDIQRGDEVVIRTNDQTWTYVVQHIRIVKPDDKTVLVPKAHPTLTLITCYPFRWIGDAPNRYVVIAKQKGAG